GACCCCGAGCGGGGCGAGGGCCAGGGCCGCGAGCGCGACGCGGAGGAGCACGACCGACCCGGGGGTCCACCCCGTGCGGATGAGCCCGGTCGCCAGCGGTCCCGACAGGGCGAAGCTCGCCGCCGAGACGACCGCGAGCCCGAGGCCCCGCGACAGGGCCGAGGGTGCGGGGAGGGTCACCTCGTCATGGGTCAACGTGCTCATGGGACCTGACGGTAGGCCCGCTCGCGTAAGGTGTCAACGTGACTTTCGCCCATGACGTCGAGGACGCCCTCCGGGCAGCCGTCGCGCTGGTCAACTCCGCGGAGGAGCCCGAGACGCTGACGACGACCGGTGAGCTCGCGGCGTTCTTCTCGCACCACGGCTACACCGGCCGTCACGACGGCACCGCGGCCGAGCTCGCCGCCGTGCGCGAGCTGCGCCCCGAGCTGCGCGCCCTGCTCCTGGCGCCCCGCGACGAGGCGGTGGCGCTGGTCAACGGCATCCTCGCCGAGGAGCAGGCCGTGCCGCGCCTGGTCCGCCACGACGCGCTCGACTGGCACCTGCATGCTGTCGGCGACGACGAGCCGCTGGCCCGCCGGATCCGGGTCGAGACCGCGATGGCGATGCTCGACGTGATCCGCGCCGACGAGCACTCCCGCCTGGCCGTCTGTGCCGACGAGACCTGCGAGGCGCTCGCCCTCGACCTGTCGCGCAACCGCTCCAAGCGCTACTGCTCGGCGACCTGCACCAACCGCAACGCCGCCGCGGCCTACCGTGCCCGCCAGTCGGTCTGAGCCCTATTTCAGGAACTTCGAGGTGCGCCGGTCGGCCAAGGGCTTGCCGCCGGTCTGGCAGGTCGGGCAGTACTGCAGCGAGGAGTCGGCGAAGGACACCTCGCGCACCGTGTCGCCGCAGACCGGGCACGGCTGGCCGGTGCGGCCGTGGACGGCGAGGTGGGACTTCTTCTCGCCCTTGAGCTCGGCGGCGTGCAGGCCCTCGGAGCGGGTGACCGCGTCGGCCAGGGTGGTGCGCAGCGCGGTGTAGAGGCCGTGGAGCTTCTCGGGGTCCTCCAGGATCCCGGACGCCGGCGCGAAGGGGCTCATCCTGGCCGCGTGCAGGATCTCGTCGCTGTAGGCGTTGCCGATGCCGGCGATCGTGCCCTGGTGGCGCAGCACACCCTTGATCTGGCTGCGGCCCTGGCCGCGGAGGATCTCGGCGAGCTCGTCGACGGTGAAGTCCTCGGTCATCGGGTCGGGGCCGAGCGAGGCGACGCCGGGCACCTCGAGGGGGTCCTTCACGACGTAGATCGCCAGCCGCTTGCGGGTCCCGGCCTCGGTGATGTCGAGCCCCGAGCCGTCGTCCAGCACGATGCGCGCCGCCAGCGGCGACTTGGAGCTCGGCTTGGGCGGGAGCGCGGGGACCTCGTCGCGCCAGCGGATCCATCCGGCCCGCGACAGGTGGACCAGCAGGTGCAGCCCGGAGGCCTCGAGGTCGAGGAACTTGCCGTGGCGCGAGACCGAGTCGACCATCGCTCCCGACAGGGCGGACAGCGGCGGGTCGTAGGTCTTGAGGGCGCTGAACGCGGCCAGGTCGACTCGGGCGATCGCACGGCCGGCGAGGCGCGTGCGCAGGTCCGCGGCGAGTGCGTGCACCTCGGGCAGCTCCGGCATGCGGCCGAGTCTAGGAGCAGGCGTCGAGCGCGGTGCGTGCTCGGGCGGTCCACTGCACGTTGCCCGTGCGCTCGAGCAGCTCCAGCGCGGCGGTCAGGTGCCGGCGGGCCGCGTCCACGTCGCCCAGGGCCAGGCAGACCTCGCCGAGGATGCCGTCGTAGGCGCCGAAGACGCCGGAGAGCTGACCGGTGACGACCAGCCGCCCGGCGTGCGGCGTGAGCACGCGCCGCGAGTCCTCGAGCACCTCACGGTCACCGAGCGCCACCGCGAGCGCGGCCCGGACGACCGTCGCCGACGCGCGGGTGTAGTCACGGCGGGGAAGCGGGACGGCGACCAGCTCGCGGGCAGGCTCGGGCTCGCCCACCTCGAGGTGGGCCAGGCCGCGGGCGTAGGCGAAGCCGGTCACCCCCAGCACCTGGAGGCCGTAGTCCATCGCGTCGGCCAGCTCGTGCAGACGGCCCTGCTCCCAGCGCAGGTGAGCCCGCTGCCCCCACTCGTCGATGGCGAAGAACTCCGCCAGCGGGGTCGGCGCCGCAGCCGCCTCGTCCAGGCGCTCCCAGGCCTCGTCGTGCAGCCCGTCGTTGATCATCAGGCCCACCCGGGCGGAGAGGACCTGCCGGGCCAGGGTGGGGTCGCGCAGGTCCGCGGTCCGCCGCTCGAGGTCGGCCACCACGCGACGCGCGTGGTCCAGGTCGCCCTGCTCCGCGGCGTACGTCGTCGCCTGCAGGTCGGCGACGACACCGAGGACCGTGTGCCCGCGCACGAGGCCGCGCAGCCACTGCGCCGCGAGCCCTCGCTCCTCGACCAGGCCGGGACCGCGGCAGGCCACCACGGCGTGGTAGGCGACGCGCCGTGAGAGGTCGGGGTCGAGCGCGTGCGACTCCGCGTGCAGCACCCGCAGGTCCGCGGCGACCGCCTCCTCCTCGCCGATCGCGCCCCACAGCATCATGCGGACCCCGCGCCCGAGCACCTGGGCGGGGGAGTCGGGAGGGAGCCGGTCGAGCGCGCTCTCGAGCCGGGCGACCAGCCGCTGGGCCTCCTCGGCGTCCTGGAACGGGATCCACACGCCGTGCCCCGCGAAGGCGTCGAGCGCCCGCACGACCTGCTCGGCGTCGTGGCGCTCGTCCGCCAGCGCGAGGGCGCGGACCACGACCTCCCGGGCGTCGCCGAGCAGGCCGGCCGCGTGTGCGGCGTCGGCCAGCCCGAGCAGCAGCTCGAAGGACGTGCCGGGGTCGCCGCCGGCGACCGCGTCGGCGGCGACCGCCTCCTGCCACAGGGGGACCGCGGCCTCCGCGGCCCGGCGGTTCATCGCCGCCCGGGCCGCCCGGGCGCAGAACTCGGCCGCGGCCGCGGCCTGCGCGGGGCCCAGCTCGGCGGCCGCGACCCAGTGCCGGGCGATGGCGGCGTGGCGGTCGTCGCGGTCGCCGAAGACGCGGGTCAGCGCGACCGCGCACCGCTCGTGCGCCAGCGCCTGCCACGCGCTGCTGCGGCGGGCGAGGAGGGCGTCGACCAGGAGGCTGTGGGCGAAGCGCACGGTGAGGGCACCCGCGCCCGAGCCCGAGGCGCGCACGAGCCCGGCGCGCTCCGCCGCGTCCAGCACCTCGACGGCCTCGACCATCGGCACGCCGGCGACCTCGGCGACCACCCAGGCCTGCGCCTCGTCGCCGACGACGGCCGCGGCCTCGAGCACCGCCGTGGCCTGCTCGCCGAGCGAGGCGACCCGGTGGGCGACGACGTCGCGCACCGCCTGCGGCACCTCGGTGCCGGACAGAGCGACCTGCGTGACCAGGAACGGGTTGCCACCCGTGCGGGCGAGCACGTCGGGGGCGTCGGGTCCACCGGGTCCGGTCTCGCAGCCCAGGTCCGCCAGCAGGCGGTGTACGTCGTCCACGCCGAGACCGCCCAGCTCGACACGGCGGGTGCCGAGGTGGGCCAGCCGCGACATCGTCGACGACATCGCCGAGGCCTCGTGGCTGCGCGCG
This genomic window from Nocardioides marmoribigeumensis contains:
- a CDS encoding CGNR zinc finger domain-containing protein; amino-acid sequence: MTFAHDVEDALRAAVALVNSAEEPETLTTTGELAAFFSHHGYTGRHDGTAAELAAVRELRPELRALLLAPRDEAVALVNGILAEEQAVPRLVRHDALDWHLHAVGDDEPLARRIRVETAMAMLDVIRADEHSRLAVCADETCEALALDLSRNRSKRYCSATCTNRNAAAAYRARQSV
- a CDS encoding Fpg/Nei family DNA glycosylase, with translation MPELPEVHALAADLRTRLAGRAIARVDLAAFSALKTYDPPLSALSGAMVDSVSRHGKFLDLEASGLHLLVHLSRAGWIRWRDEVPALPPKPSSKSPLAARIVLDDGSGLDITEAGTRKRLAIYVVKDPLEVPGVASLGPDPMTEDFTVDELAEILRGQGRSQIKGVLRHQGTIAGIGNAYSDEILHAARMSPFAPASGILEDPEKLHGLYTALRTTLADAVTRSEGLHAAELKGEKKSHLAVHGRTGQPCPVCGDTVREVSFADSSLQYCPTCQTGGKPLADRRTSKFLK
- a CDS encoding BTAD domain-containing putative transcriptional regulator — translated: MRLNLLGPAELLRADGPVPIGSPKERALLTLLALHADRVLPVDTLADRLWGEDQPRSPKSGIQVYVSHLRRVLEPATGPPQVLVSSYTGYALMTEQLDLDLREAEQLVATGRQLAGEDRAAEALAAYDAALALWRGEVLVDVRDQEWARASAERLEDLRRCAVEERAAMQLQLGRQAEAVPALEELVEQDPLRERAWELLARGYHASARQADALGAVRRATQVLAEELGLDPGPALRELEAAILRQELDPPTPPAAPPPAPPATSHVPPHSARAQHRLVGREDELVTLLDLVRGATAGTDPSALVLGDPGVGKSALVEELAARAGLPVLWGRSPDHGAVPPLWPWEQVLRGLASLRPEVEAPAEVRALIEGTLVTPEAGESDGARLRFYDAVVAHLAATGPLLVVLEDLHAADAPTLRLLEHAVAARVPGLAVVGTARSHEASAMSSTMSRLAHLGTRRVELGGLGVDDVHRLLADLGCETGPGGPDAPDVLARTGGNPFLVTQVALSGTEVPQAVRDVVAHRVASLGEQATAVLEAAAVVGDEAQAWVVAEVAGVPMVEAVEVLDAAERAGLVRASGSGAGALTVRFAHSLLVDALLARRSSAWQALAHERCAVALTRVFGDRDDRHAAIARHWVAAAELGPAQAAAAAEFCARAARAAMNRRAAEAAVPLWQEAVAADAVAGGDPGTSFELLLGLADAAHAAGLLGDAREVVVRALALADERHDAEQVVRALDAFAGHGVWIPFQDAEEAQRLVARLESALDRLPPDSPAQVLGRGVRMMLWGAIGEEEAVAADLRVLHAESHALDPDLSRRVAYHAVVACRGPGLVEERGLAAQWLRGLVRGHTVLGVVADLQATTYAAEQGDLDHARRVVADLERRTADLRDPTLARQVLSARVGLMINDGLHDEAWERLDEAAAAPTPLAEFFAIDEWGQRAHLRWEQGRLHELADAMDYGLQVLGVTGFAYARGLAHLEVGEPEPARELVAVPLPRRDYTRASATVVRAALAVALGDREVLEDSRRVLTPHAGRLVVTGQLSGVFGAYDGILGEVCLALGDVDAARRHLTAALELLERTGNVQWTARARTALDACS